A window of Halobacillus naozhouensis genomic DNA:
AACCTGTCTTAGTAAAAGTATTTAATCAGGATGCTCAGGCATTAGTAGAAGTGCAGTTTGATAATTTTAAGAAGGCAGAAAACCTTAAGAAAGAAGATTTCGATGTAGATCAAAACATGGCAATGGCCTCTGGGGAAGTTCCTGTCTCAAACATGGAAGAGAAAAACGGTGCTAATGAGGTTCTTTATCCTCAGGTCACTCTCGGAGCTGAGCTGGTAGATAAACGAGAAGTACAAACAGAGGATGGCACGCGGGTGATCATGACTTATCAGGGAGATAAGAGTTTCACCCTCATCCAGGAGTCAGCAGAAGTACAGCCTACGAGTGCCGGACAAGCCGTAACTGTCAATGCAGACCCTGTAGCGCTTGCTGGAGGTACAGTAGCAGCTATGTCGAATCAACGGATGCAATGGTCTGAATCAGGTACTACGTTTAACCTGGCAAGTGCAGACCTGACTCAGGAAGAAATGGTTTCAATTGCAAGTTCCATCAACAGTCATTCAACCAAATAACTTTCTTGCAAGCAGGCTTAACGGTCTGCTTTTATTTTTAGCAATTATTGTTGTTCCCACTACTAAACCTCACCTTATTACTTCTTCTTAG
This region includes:
- a CDS encoding LolA family protein, producing MPKRFPILLFVLVTIMLVMSACGEKSKEDVVEKLSQQAKEMPGYKTDVTMTMRTGKEEQKYQIQIWHKEDKFYKVKLHNQEDEKGNQIILKNNSGVYVLTPALNKSFKFQSDWPDNTSQPYLYASLVKDIKKDADAEFNVTENHYVFKTKTNYQNNQTLPVQEIYFDKKTFKPVLVKVFNQDAQALVEVQFDNFKKAENLKKEDFDVDQNMAMASGEVPVSNMEEKNGANEVLYPQVTLGAELVDKREVQTEDGTRVIMTYQGDKSFTLIQESAEVQPTSAGQAVTVNADPVALAGGTVAAMSNQRMQWSESGTTFNLASADLTQEEMVSIASSINSHSTK